Part of the Alteracholeplasma palmae J233 genome, AGTTTTTATAATAGATAACTACAAAAGCCTAACCAACGGAACTACAATGACAGCACATCGCTTTGCCCTAAAATTAAGAGAGCAAGGTCATGAAGTTCGAATAGTAACAAACGATATGATAGGGCAAGATATATATACACTAAAAACTAATTATATTCCTATCGTAAGTAGAGTTGCGGCTAAACAAAATATATCATTTGCGAAAGCAGATAAAAAGATAATTAAACAGGCATTAGAAGGTGCTGATGTTGTTCATGCCTTAATGCCTTTTAAAGCATCCAGAGTAGCGATTAAAATAGCTAAAAAAATGGGAATACCTACAACAAGTGCATTCCACGTTCAGCCAGAAAATATAGTGTATGGTGCTGGATTGAAGAAGTTTAGCAGTTTTTTCTCTAAAATAATTTATAAAAAATTTAAAAGGTTTTTTAAAAAAACACAACATGTTCACTGCCCTTCTAATTTTATTGCACAGGAGCTAAAGAAGAATAAATATCCTAATCAGTTTCATGTTATTTCAAATGGTATTGATGATAGTTTTATTTATAAAGAGAAAAGTATTGTAAGTGATAAATATGAACTTTTAATGATTGGGAGATTCGCACCTGAAAAAAGACAGGACATTATCTTAAAAGCGATTAGTCTTAGCAAGTATAAAGATAGAATTCATCTAACTTTAGCAGGTTCTGGACCGACTAAAAATAAATTAGAAAAATTAGCTAAGAAACTAAATATTGATGTAACATTTGGATTTTATTCGAAAGAAGATTTAATTAAGACAATCCAAAACCAAGATTTATATATTCATGCGGCTGATGTTGAAATAGAAGCTATCTCATGTATAGAGGCAATCGCTTGTGGTAAAGTTCCAGTGATTGCTGATTCAAAAAAATCCGCAACCCCACAATTTGCACTAGATGAAAGAAGTCTGTTTAAGCAGCGTAATCCAAAAGATTTAAAAGATAAAATAGAATACTGGTTAGAAAACGAAGAAGAGCGTAAAAACATGGAAGTGTTATATGCGTTATCTAGTAAAAAATATACCTTGACAGAATCTGTTACTAAATTTGAATCTATGTTAGAAAGTGCTATTTTTGATCATAAAAGTAATAAACTAGCTAAAACTAAATTAGGTAAAAGAATTAAAAAAACAGTTACTAAAGGCAAAGTATTTAAACTTTGTATACTTATATTTTATTACACAGTCTTTCCAATTTTGATGCTTTATAATAAATTTTGTTTAAAAACAAAAATTAAAAATAAGCGTAACCTTAAGAAAGTAAAAGGTGGTGCGGTCCTCATCTCTAATCACGTACATACATTAGATTCTGTAATGTCAGGATTAGTAGCTTTCCCTAGAAAAGTTTTATTTACTGGGATGAAGTACAATTTAACAAGACCAATCATAGGACCTATCGTAAGACTATTTGGAACAGTACCCACCCCACAAAGTATTTTAGAAAATAGAATTTTCTTTAATGAAATCTCTAAAAAGGCTAGACAAGGCAAATATGTACATTTCTTTCCTGAAGGAGAACTCGTTAAAAAAGATGAAAAGTTAAGAGAATTTAAAAGAGGAGCATTTAAGGTTGCTGTAGATTCATCAGTGCCAATTATTCCTATTAGAATTAATTTCCAAGATAAAAAAGCCTTATTTGGAAATAAAATAAAAAAACAAATTACCTTGAATGTAGGTAAACCAATGTTTCCAGATTATAGTTTAAATGCTAAGGAAGCCTTAGAAAAGCTTAAATTAGAATCTGAAGAAGCAATGAATGATTTAATTTAAAAGTAGGTGCTAGAAATGGAAAATCAATCAAATTTTATTAAGACAATTATGGAAGACGATATTAATAGTAAAAAACATGATGGTATTATCACAAGATTCCCACCAGAACCAAATGGTTTTTTACATATAGGTCATGCTCGTGCAATCATTACCAATTTTGAGTTAGCTAAGGTATTTAACGGAAAAACAAATCTTCGCTATGATGACACAAACCCAAGTAAAGAAGATGATGTTTATGTTAAATCAATTTTAGAAGATGTAAGATGGTTAGGTTATGAACCTAATAATATATATTTTGCTTCTTCATATTTTCAAGAAATGTTTGATAGAGCAATTCTTTTAATTAAAAAAGGATTAGCATTTGTTGATGACTTAACAGCTGAACAAATGGCAGAATATCGTGGGAACTTACTAGAACCAGGAAAAGAATCACCTTATAGAAATAGAAGTGTTGAAGAAAACTTAGAATTATTTATGAATATGGCAAATGGTAAATATAAAGAAGGAGAAAAAGTTCTTAGAGCTAAAATTGATATGAAAAGCCCTAACATGAACTTAAGGGATCCTGCAATTTATCGTATTTCATATGCACATCACCATAATACAAAAGACAAATGGTGTGTTTATCCTATGTATGATTATGCTCATCCAATAGAAGATGCTATAGAAGGTATTACACATTCATTATGTTCGTTAGAGTTTGAAGATCATAGACCTTTATACGATTGGGTAGTAAAAGAGACTGAAATGCCAAAGATACCAAGACAAATAGAATTTGGTAGATTAGGGATTGAAAATACAGTGATGAGTAAACGATACTTAAAATTCTTAGTTGACCAAAGATTAGTGACAGGATGGGATGATCCTAGAATGCCTACATTATCTGGTGTAAGAAGAAGAGGGTATACACCAAATGCTTTAAGAAACTTTATTTTATCAACAGGATTATCAAAAGTAAACTCAACAGTTAGTAAAGATATGTTAGAAGCTGCTATTAGAGATGATTTACAAAATAACGCTAAACGTGCAATGGCTATTATTGATCCTTTAAAAGTAACGATTACTAATTATCCTGAAGGACAAATAGAATATTTAACAGTTCCTTATCATAGTGAAAAACCAGAATTAGGCGAAAGAGAAATTGCATTTGGTAGAACAATCTATATTGAAAAAGAAGACTTCTTAGAAGAAAAACCTAATAAGAAATTTAAAAGATTATCATTAAATGATGAAGTTAGATTATTTCATGCATACTTTATTAAAGCTTATGATGTTGTTAAGGACCAAGAAGGTAACATTATAGAAGTGCTTGCAACATATGATAAAGAAACAAAAAGTGGTAGTGGATTTGATGCAAGAAAACCTAATGGAACGATTCACTTTGTAGAACAAACAACAGCACTAGAAGCCACATTCAATTTCTTTGATGAGATGTTAGATAATGATGAAACAAAGAAATTAGAAGACAGATTCAACAGTGATTCATGGCACATAGTAAATGGCTTTGTAGAGTCAAGCTTAAAAGATGTTTTAGACTTAGAAAAATTCCAATTTTTAAGAAAAGGATACTTTAGTGTGGATCAAAAAGAAGGTAAAAAACTTAATTTTAATGAAGTAGTTCCACTTAAAAGTTCATATAAATAATGAAAGGTGATAATTTCTTTTAAAAGAGATTATCATTTTCATTCTGTAATAACTAAAATAATTGATTAAAAATCTATCTAAAAGAAAGTAGGGCTTACATATGCATGAAGAACCATGGCTTCTTGAACTGAATGATAAACAAAAACAAGCAGTCACCTTTACAGGTGGAGCACTTTATGTTGTTGCTGGTGCTGGAACAGGAAAAACAAAAACTTTGACTGCTAGAATTGCTTATTTAATTAAGTATATAGGGGTTCCCAGTCATAAAATACTAGCAGTTACTTTTACCAATAAAGCAGCTCGTGAAATGAAAGAAAGAATTGTTGATATGGTAGGACCTTATGCACAAGGGACTTGGCTATATACGTTTCATGCTTTTGGGCTACAAGTCTTAAGACAATTTATAGAAGAATTACCTTACGGTTATAATACAAGATTTAGTATTTTAGATGATGATGACTCTAAAAAAATCATTAAAGATGTCACTAAAGCACTTAACTTAGATAGCAAAGTCTATCCTGTAAGAAGTATGAGAAATAAAATATCTACATATAAGACAGAAAAATCTGATGTTTTTGAAGATGAGAATGAAAAAAGAATCTTTAAAAAATATCAAGAAAGTCTACGTAGTGGTAATGTTTTAGACTTTGATGATTTATTGATTTATACATATGAATTACTAATGTATCATGATCATGTAAGAGAGTATTTACAAAATAAATTTGATTATATTTTAGTAGATGAGTTTCAAGATACAGATAAGATGCAATATTCTATTTTAAGCATACTTGCTGATAAACATAGAAATCTATTTTTAGTAGGGGATCCTGATCAAAGTATTTATTCATTTAGAGGGGCAGACTATAATAACACTAAGAAATTTTTAACTGATTTTGGTAGTGAAAGATATATTTTAGATCAAAACTACCGTTCAACTAACAATATATTAGAAAAAGCAAATATGCTGATTAAAAATAATAGTAATAGACCATTTAATAAAGAATTAGAAAGTAATCTTGGAACAGGTGAAAGAGTTATATTCTCTAAAGCAGATAGTGATTACCAAGAAGCAACAATTGTCTCAAGAGAAATTCAAAGACTCATTCGTAGTGAAAACTATAAGTATGAAGATATTGCTATTCTTTATAGAAATAATTCATTAAGCCGCTTATTTGAAGATTCATTTATTCAAATGGGTATTCCATATGTTGTCTATGGTGGTATTTCTTTTTATGAAAGAAAAGAAATAAAAGATATTCTAGCATATATTAGAGTGATTGTAGATCCACATCAAGATTTTTATTTAAAAAGAATTATTAATGAACCTAAAAGACAATTAGGACAAATGACTGTTGCTAAGATAGAAGAATATGCCCAAGCAGTAGGTTTATCTATTTTTAATGCTATTGATACTGTAGCTGTTAATAAGCCAACCCAAGAAAGATTAAAGGTATTTAAAGCACTTATATTAGAAATGAGACATGAAATTGAAAATGTAGGTGAGTTAAAAGATATTGTTAATTATGTAGGTAATGCATCAGGTTATATTGATATGTTAAAAGCTGAAAAAGATGATATTAGTCAAGATAGAATAGATAATATCAACGAATTGAAATCAGTTTTTTCACAAGCAGACTCAATTTATGAAGGAAATAATATTGAAAAATTGATTCAATTATTAGATCAAATCTCATTATATACTGATCTTGATAAAAAAGATGCCTCTGATGATGTGGTTAAGTTATCCACTTTCCATCAAGTAAAAGGATTAGAATTTAAAGTTGTTTTTATGGTTGCTCAAGAAGAAGGTATCTTCCCTAGTCAACGATCTTTATTTGAAGCAGATGGATTAGAAGAAGAAAGAAGAATTGCTTATGTTGGTGTAACAAGGGCCAAGGAAAGATTATATTTAACCTATGCTCAACAAAGAATGATGTATGGTCAAATAGGCATGTCAACGGCATCAAGATTTATAAAAGAAATGCAGTTAGCAGAAGAAAACCAAAGACCTTATTATAATGAAGTAAATACACCTTTAAAAACAAGCCAGGTTACAAACAATAGATTTAATCCTGGAGAAAAGGTGTCTCATATAGTGTTTGGTGAAGGGGTTGTGATTAGAATAGATGATGATATCGCAACAATCGCATTTTCTATGCCACATGGTATTAAAAAATTATTACAAACACATCCTTCTATTAAAAAAATAGAAAAATAAAAATAAGCCATATTCTTTTTAGGATATGGCTTTATTGTGCTATTTATTCAAAAAATTTAATTTAATAGAACCAGAAGAAAC contains:
- a CDS encoding glutamine--tRNA ligase/YqeY domain fusion protein, translated to MENQSNFIKTIMEDDINSKKHDGIITRFPPEPNGFLHIGHARAIITNFELAKVFNGKTNLRYDDTNPSKEDDVYVKSILEDVRWLGYEPNNIYFASSYFQEMFDRAILLIKKGLAFVDDLTAEQMAEYRGNLLEPGKESPYRNRSVEENLELFMNMANGKYKEGEKVLRAKIDMKSPNMNLRDPAIYRISYAHHHNTKDKWCVYPMYDYAHPIEDAIEGITHSLCSLEFEDHRPLYDWVVKETEMPKIPRQIEFGRLGIENTVMSKRYLKFLVDQRLVTGWDDPRMPTLSGVRRRGYTPNALRNFILSTGLSKVNSTVSKDMLEAAIRDDLQNNAKRAMAIIDPLKVTITNYPEGQIEYLTVPYHSEKPELGEREIAFGRTIYIEKEDFLEEKPNKKFKRLSLNDEVRLFHAYFIKAYDVVKDQEGNIIEVLATYDKETKSGSGFDARKPNGTIHFVEQTTALEATFNFFDEMLDNDETKKLEDRFNSDSWHIVNGFVESSLKDVLDLEKFQFLRKGYFSVDQKEGKKLNFNEVVPLKSSYK
- a CDS encoding ATP-dependent helicase; this encodes MHEEPWLLELNDKQKQAVTFTGGALYVVAGAGTGKTKTLTARIAYLIKYIGVPSHKILAVTFTNKAAREMKERIVDMVGPYAQGTWLYTFHAFGLQVLRQFIEELPYGYNTRFSILDDDDSKKIIKDVTKALNLDSKVYPVRSMRNKISTYKTEKSDVFEDENEKRIFKKYQESLRSGNVLDFDDLLIYTYELLMYHDHVREYLQNKFDYILVDEFQDTDKMQYSILSILADKHRNLFLVGDPDQSIYSFRGADYNNTKKFLTDFGSERYILDQNYRSTNNILEKANMLIKNNSNRPFNKELESNLGTGERVIFSKADSDYQEATIVSREIQRLIRSENYKYEDIAILYRNNSLSRLFEDSFIQMGIPYVVYGGISFYERKEIKDILAYIRVIVDPHQDFYLKRIINEPKRQLGQMTVAKIEEYAQAVGLSIFNAIDTVAVNKPTQERLKVFKALILEMRHEIENVGELKDIVNYVGNASGYIDMLKAEKDDISQDRIDNINELKSVFSQADSIYEGNNIEKLIQLLDQISLYTDLDKKDASDDVVKLSTFHQVKGLEFKVVFMVAQEEGIFPSQRSLFEADGLEEERRIAYVGVTRAKERLYLTYAQQRMMYGQIGMSTASRFIKEMQLAEENQRPYYNEVNTPLKTSQVTNNRFNPGEKVSHIVFGEGVVIRIDDDIATIAFSMPHGIKKLLQTHPSIKKIEK
- a CDS encoding glycosyltransferase, with amino-acid sequence MVIVFIIDNYKSLTNGTTMTAHRFALKLREQGHEVRIVTNDMIGQDIYTLKTNYIPIVSRVAAKQNISFAKADKKIIKQALEGADVVHALMPFKASRVAIKIAKKMGIPTTSAFHVQPENIVYGAGLKKFSSFFSKIIYKKFKRFFKKTQHVHCPSNFIAQELKKNKYPNQFHVISNGIDDSFIYKEKSIVSDKYELLMIGRFAPEKRQDIILKAISLSKYKDRIHLTLAGSGPTKNKLEKLAKKLNIDVTFGFYSKEDLIKTIQNQDLYIHAADVEIEAISCIEAIACGKVPVIADSKKSATPQFALDERSLFKQRNPKDLKDKIEYWLENEEERKNMEVLYALSSKKYTLTESVTKFESMLESAIFDHKSNKLAKTKLGKRIKKTVTKGKVFKLCILIFYYTVFPILMLYNKFCLKTKIKNKRNLKKVKGGAVLISNHVHTLDSVMSGLVAFPRKVLFTGMKYNLTRPIIGPIVRLFGTVPTPQSILENRIFFNEISKKARQGKYVHFFPEGELVKKDEKLREFKRGAFKVAVDSSVPIIPIRINFQDKKALFGNKIKKQITLNVGKPMFPDYSLNAKEALEKLKLESEEAMNDLI